Proteins found in one uncultured Desulfuromonas sp. genomic segment:
- a CDS encoding GGDEF domain-containing protein: protein MVANLAVYIAVIMIFRGLLRFLDISWPLERYLSPLLAALLAGLLYYYKFHVPNINVRIFAFSSLFSALCLIAAFGLSKYRQESGRTAIRIVAIMFFLVAIFHLFRALWTVFQVPLYDFMKTGWVSTLSVATSEFIVVLTTYATILIATERQQHALIKMARTDSLTQLYNRRTFEEYCAVEYSRTCRSKSTFTIIMSDLDHFKWVNDHHGHQVGDEVLKFFADILRNNVRKQDVVARFGGEEFVILLPDTDSEKGMIVAEHLRETTLSTIISTDDGSALTFSSSFGVAQYSDTDSEWTAVLSRADKALYRAKQQGRNRTIRV, encoded by the coding sequence ATGGTTGCCAATCTGGCCGTTTATATCGCCGTTATCATGATCTTCCGGGGGTTGTTGCGGTTTCTTGATATCTCATGGCCTTTGGAGCGCTACCTGAGCCCCCTGTTGGCCGCTCTTCTGGCGGGATTGCTCTACTATTATAAATTTCACGTTCCCAACATCAACGTCCGCATTTTCGCCTTTTCAAGTCTTTTTTCCGCACTTTGTTTAATTGCTGCATTCGGTCTGTCAAAGTACAGACAAGAAAGTGGTCGCACCGCCATAAGGATTGTCGCCATTATGTTCTTTCTGGTCGCCATCTTTCATCTGTTCAGGGCGTTGTGGACTGTTTTTCAAGTGCCGCTATATGATTTTATGAAAACCGGTTGGGTCAGTACGCTGAGCGTTGCGACCTCTGAATTTATCGTTGTTTTAACCACCTACGCAACGATATTGATCGCCACCGAGAGGCAGCAACACGCGCTGATTAAAATGGCCCGAACCGATTCGTTGACTCAACTCTACAACCGCAGAACCTTTGAAGAATATTGTGCTGTCGAATACAGCCGAACCTGCCGGAGCAAGTCAACCTTCACCATCATTATGTCTGACCTGGATCACTTCAAATGGGTCAACGATCACCATGGACATCAGGTGGGAGATGAGGTACTAAAATTTTTTGCAGACATTTTGCGCAATAATGTTCGCAAGCAAGACGTTGTGGCTCGCTTTGGCGGCGAAGAATTCGTCATTCTGTTACCTGATACGGATTCAGAAAAGGGCATGATCGTCGCAGAACATCTCAGAGAGACAACACTGTCCACCATTATTTCCACCGACGATGGCTCGGCGCTGACTTTTTCATCCAGTTTTGGCGTCGCGCAATATTCCGATACTGACAGTGAATGGACCGCCGTCCTCAGCCGCGCCGACAAGGCACTCTACAGAGCAAAACAACAGGGCCGAAATCGAACGATCCGAGTGTGA
- a CDS encoding UvrD-helicase domain-containing protein, with amino-acid sequence MAQPRTYVTDFHIHSHYSRATSKQLTPEYLAYWARIKGVHVVGSGDITHPGWLAELKEKLEPAEEGLFRLKPHYAEVPEALDFPAPDGEVRFMLTGEISNIYKKAGQVRKVHNVICLPDFAGAETLQTKLDKIGNITSDGRPILGLDSKELFDLCLNVCERTMFIPAHIWTPWFSALGAKSGFDNLTECYEELTPLLAAVEMGLSTDPAINWMCSFLDDFTLLANSDAHSPEKLGRNANLLATDLSYTALREAVIKGDDGFVGTISFFPQEGKYHFDGHRKCGVCFDPVETFRHNGLCPVCGKPLTVGVANRVVQLSDRSDILQRPNRKPFHSLIPLKELLGELMGVGPASKKVAEVYRTQIRQWGPELSILMDLPLDIIEQQSDALFAEAIRRMRAGEILIDEGYDGEYGRIRVFGDGEKERFTHQESLFETLSAPAKGAKRALLTFDLEEYRRLLEEKAHEKDRGEANAEPTPASATAEATSSSSPASQFTFNDAQCAAINHDHGPALILAGPGTGKTRVLVNRIQRLIGSGTAPADRILAITFTNKAAQEMRERLAALMGGAAQPVTVATFHALGLQIIRDQMERSGRSENFALIDEDEKMLIARHHLGWEKETIHQRLTEISAIKQRLVDDEEEPEWFADWQQALQELNLFDLDDLLAVPLQLLEADPQLTAHYRQQFSWLLVDEYQDVNRAQYALIRLLAPTSDANLFAIGDPNQAIYGFRGADIRYIRQFSADYPQAAVFHLNQSYRCPDPILRASGDVLHAPDSPKAGLLCGVPSPIKTAINHYPSDKAEAEGLARTIEQLIGGVSFFSIDSAVTSGEVGDIGGLAEVAILCRLGRQMEAITKALRDHHIPYRIVGEVPFFRREPVKSLLLQCRAAHNPGNPFLHQQMLTQFAISTEQLQQWAQLATSQELVAAVAAHNDTGLIDHPALRRLLDLCDAFPAPHTFLDYLALGAVADDYSAKSEAVSLMTLHASKGLEFDAVFIPGCEQGLLPYGLFESQTSDVDEEQRLLYVGMTRAKKKLFLSHADRRFLLGKEYQLARSPFLDRIERELLEQVRHEAKKRPAAPEAEQLSLL; translated from the coding sequence ATGGCTCAGCCCCGCACCTACGTCACTGATTTTCACATCCACTCTCACTACTCACGCGCCACCAGCAAGCAACTGACGCCGGAATATCTGGCCTACTGGGCACGCATCAAAGGGGTGCATGTGGTCGGCAGCGGCGACATTACCCATCCGGGTTGGCTGGCCGAACTGAAGGAAAAGCTGGAACCAGCGGAGGAAGGGTTATTTCGCCTTAAACCGCACTACGCCGAAGTGCCGGAGGCTTTGGATTTCCCGGCGCCGGACGGCGAGGTGCGGTTCATGCTCACTGGCGAAATCAGCAACATCTACAAAAAAGCCGGTCAGGTGCGCAAGGTGCACAATGTCATCTGCCTGCCGGACTTTGCCGGCGCCGAGACGCTGCAAACCAAGCTGGACAAGATTGGCAACATCACCTCGGACGGGCGACCGATCCTTGGCCTTGATTCGAAAGAGTTGTTTGATCTATGCCTGAACGTGTGCGAACGCACCATGTTCATTCCGGCGCATATCTGGACGCCGTGGTTCTCGGCGCTGGGCGCCAAGTCGGGCTTTGACAATTTGACGGAATGCTACGAGGAGCTGACCCCACTGCTGGCGGCGGTGGAGATGGGCCTGTCCACCGACCCGGCCATCAACTGGATGTGTTCGTTTCTCGACGACTTCACGTTGCTGGCCAACTCCGATGCCCATTCACCGGAAAAGCTGGGGCGCAATGCCAACCTGCTGGCCACGGACCTGAGTTACACAGCGCTGCGCGAGGCGGTGATTAAGGGCGACGACGGCTTTGTCGGCACCATTTCGTTTTTCCCCCAGGAGGGCAAATACCATTTTGACGGCCATCGCAAGTGCGGGGTGTGTTTTGATCCGGTGGAGACCTTTCGTCACAACGGCCTGTGTCCGGTGTGCGGCAAGCCGCTGACCGTGGGTGTGGCCAACCGGGTGGTGCAGCTCTCCGACCGCAGCGACATTTTACAGCGGCCGAACCGCAAACCGTTTCATTCGCTGATCCCGCTCAAGGAACTGCTCGGCGAGCTGATGGGTGTCGGCCCCGCCAGCAAGAAGGTGGCCGAGGTCTACCGGACGCAGATCCGCCAGTGGGGACCGGAGTTGTCCATTCTCATGGACCTGCCGCTCGACATCATCGAACAGCAGAGCGACGCCCTGTTTGCCGAGGCGATTCGCCGCATGCGCGCCGGGGAGATTCTCATCGACGAAGGCTACGATGGCGAATACGGCCGCATCCGCGTATTCGGCGACGGCGAAAAGGAGCGCTTTACCCACCAGGAGAGTTTATTCGAGACCTTATCTGCTCCGGCAAAAGGAGCCAAGCGTGCGTTGCTGACGTTTGATCTGGAGGAATACCGCCGTCTGTTGGAAGAAAAAGCGCATGAAAAAGACCGGGGCGAAGCGAACGCGGAGCCAACACCCGCCAGCGCCACGGCCGAGGCAACGTCCTCATCGTCCCCAGCCTCTCAATTTACCTTCAACGATGCCCAGTGCGCTGCGATCAACCATGACCACGGCCCGGCGCTGATTTTGGCCGGTCCCGGCACGGGTAAAACGCGGGTGCTGGTCAATCGTATCCAACGCCTGATTGGCAGCGGCACGGCTCCAGCCGACCGCATCCTCGCCATCACGTTTACCAACAAGGCCGCCCAGGAGATGCGCGAACGGCTGGCCGCTCTGATGGGTGGCGCGGCTCAACCCGTGACCGTGGCCACCTTCCATGCTCTCGGTTTGCAGATCATCCGCGACCAGATGGAGCGCAGCGGTCGCAGTGAAAATTTCGCTCTGATCGACGAGGACGAAAAAATGCTGATCGCCCGCCACCATCTCGGCTGGGAAAAAGAAACGATTCATCAGCGGCTGACTGAGATCAGCGCTATTAAGCAACGACTGGTGGACGACGAGGAGGAACCGGAATGGTTCGCCGACTGGCAACAGGCGTTGCAGGAGCTGAATCTGTTCGACCTCGACGATCTGCTGGCCGTACCGTTGCAGTTGCTCGAAGCGGACCCGCAGCTGACCGCGCATTACCGACAGCAGTTTTCCTGGCTGCTGGTGGATGAATATCAAGACGTCAACCGCGCTCAATATGCGCTGATCCGCCTGCTGGCGCCGACCAGCGACGCCAATCTGTTTGCCATCGGCGATCCGAATCAAGCCATTTACGGCTTTCGCGGCGCGGACATCCGTTACATCCGCCAGTTCAGCGCCGATTATCCGCAGGCCGCTGTGTTCCACCTCAACCAGAGCTACCGCTGCCCCGATCCGATCCTGCGTGCCTCCGGCGACGTGCTGCACGCGCCGGACAGTCCAAAAGCCGGGCTGCTGTGCGGCGTGCCGTCGCCGATCAAGACCGCCATCAACCACTATCCCAGCGACAAAGCCGAGGCCGAAGGGCTGGCCCGCACCATCGAACAGCTGATCGGCGGGGTGAGTTTTTTCTCCATCGATTCCGCCGTGACCAGCGGCGAAGTCGGCGACATTGGCGGCTTGGCAGAGGTCGCCATTTTGTGTCGTCTCGGCCGTCAGATGGAGGCGATCACAAAAGCCCTGCGCGACCACCACATCCCCTACCGCATCGTCGGCGAAGTGCCGTTTTTTCGCCGGGAGCCGGTTAAATCCCTCCTGCTGCAATGCCGCGCCGCGCATAATCCGGGCAATCCGTTTTTGCATCAGCAGATGCTGACACAGTTCGCCATCAGCACCGAGCAGTTGCAGCAGTGGGCGCAGCTGGCTACCTCCCAAGAACTGGTCGCAGCCGTGGCCGCCCATAACGACACAGGGCTGATCGACCATCCGGCCCTGCGCCGCCTGCTTGATCTGTGCGACGCGTTCCCCGCGCCGCACACTTTCCTCGACTATCTGGCCCTGGGCGCGGTAGCCGATGACTACAGCGCAAAAAGCGAGGCGGTGTCGCTGATGACCCTGCACGCCTCTAAAGGTCTGGAATTCGATGCCGTGTTCATCCCCGGCTGTGAGCAGGGTTTGCTGCCCTATGGGTTGTTTGAGTCGCAGACCAGTGATGTGGATGAAGAGCAGCGCCTGCTCTACGTCGGCATGACCCGCGCCAAGAAGAAGTTGTTTCTGTCCCACGCTGACCGCCGGTTCCTGCTCGGCAAGGAGTATCAGCTGGCGCGCAGCCCGTTTCTTGACCGTATTGAACGGGAGCTGCTGGAGCAGGTGCGCCACGAGGCGAAGAAACGCCCGGCGGCACCGGAGGCGGAGCAGTTGTCGCTGTTGTGA
- a CDS encoding efflux RND transporter permease subunit: MSAKKHTFATRIVDHFLEGNLSVILILISLIAGFAALALTPREEEPQIVVPLADVFVQMPGASAAEVEKQVATRLEKLLWQVDGVEYVYSMSRDDLAVVTVRFFVGEDRIDSLVKLHNKIVTHGDVVPPGVTSWVIRPIEVDDVPILNLTLHSPTASDHQLQRIAEEVIEQLQAVKDTSRTEIIGGRARQIRVEVDAAALAARHLDLLSIQRALQAANVQLPSGSFQQRNEEILVRSGEFLSNAEQLGGLMIAVINEQPVYLRDVATVTDGIAEPDSYTRLRFGPAEKGADLGVEHQAVHIAVAKKKGTNAVAVADQVLERLDELRGTIIPDDVQVRVTRNYGETANHKVNELIMHLVIAVVTVLALVLIALGWREALIVAVSIPIIYSLTLLVNYWFGYTINRVTLFALVLALGLLVDDPIVDVENIYRHFKMKKESPREAVLTAIDEVRPPVILATLAVILSFLPMLFITGMMGPYMRPMAINLPLTMVMSLVVAFTVTPWMSYHVLRGEYGKQEEEFILEETRIYKVYRRLLLPFLESRAKAWLLIGGVMVLFLISLALPALNLVPLKMLPFDNKNEFQLLVDLPEGATLEDTDAVVRELEEYLTTVNEVTDFEAYVGTASAVDFNGMVRHYYLRQSPNLADIRVNLAAKGERAQQSHLIALRLRDDLTAISDRHGAVLQIVEQPPGPPVIATLVAEVYAEDGISYEQQLDAAELIRQRMLTEDKVVDVDTPREAPQRQLKFIPDRDKLALAGISVAEVAQSLRLALNGGIVGTLHSDSERHPLGIKLRLPRDQRSSPTALENLQLRGQQGNLVRLSELGHFEEHALSPTIYHKNLERVAYVFGEMAGKSPVNAILNLSNHFDDQPLPSGTSVVWSGEGEWKITLDVFRDLGIAFGVALLLIYMLLLIETGSYGMPLIIMCAIPLTMIGIMPGFWLLNILANTPVGGYDTPIFFTATAMIGMIALAGIVVRNSIILIDFIQHAEKRGLPLKEALVESGAVRLRPILLTAGAALLGNWIITLDPIFSGLAWSIIFGVFASTAFTLIVIPVLYWLIYGRKSMKPAHELPDGEGVSGGGGSV; encoded by the coding sequence GTGAGTGCCAAAAAGCATACCTTCGCCACCCGCATCGTCGATCATTTCCTCGAAGGCAATCTGTCGGTCATTCTCATCCTGATTTCGCTGATCGCCGGTTTTGCCGCCCTGGCCCTGACCCCGCGCGAAGAGGAGCCGCAGATCGTCGTGCCGCTGGCCGATGTCTTCGTCCAGATGCCCGGTGCCAGTGCCGCCGAAGTGGAAAAACAGGTCGCCACCCGGCTGGAAAAGCTGCTGTGGCAGGTTGACGGTGTGGAGTATGTCTACTCCATGTCGCGCGATGATCTGGCGGTGGTCACGGTGCGCTTTTTCGTCGGCGAGGACCGCATCGACTCGCTGGTTAAGCTGCACAACAAGATCGTCACCCATGGCGACGTGGTGCCGCCGGGGGTGACCAGCTGGGTGATTCGGCCGATTGAGGTCGATGACGTGCCGATCCTCAACCTGACCCTGCATTCACCCACGGCCAGCGACCATCAGCTGCAACGCATAGCCGAAGAGGTGATCGAACAGCTGCAGGCGGTCAAGGACACCTCGCGCACCGAGATTATCGGCGGCCGGGCGCGGCAGATCCGCGTTGAGGTCGATGCCGCGGCGCTGGCGGCCCGTCATCTCGACCTGCTCAGCATTCAGCGGGCGTTGCAGGCTGCCAATGTGCAGCTGCCGTCCGGCAGTTTTCAGCAGCGCAATGAAGAGATTCTGGTACGCAGCGGCGAGTTTTTGAGCAACGCCGAGCAACTTGGCGGGCTGATGATCGCCGTGATCAACGAGCAGCCGGTGTACCTGCGCGATGTCGCCACGGTCACGGACGGCATTGCCGAACCCGACAGTTACACCCGGCTGCGCTTCGGCCCGGCGGAGAAGGGCGCCGATCTTGGCGTCGAGCACCAAGCCGTGCATATTGCCGTGGCCAAGAAAAAGGGCACCAACGCCGTGGCCGTGGCCGACCAGGTGCTGGAACGGCTCGACGAACTGCGCGGCACCATCATTCCGGATGATGTGCAGGTGCGGGTGACGCGCAATTATGGCGAGACCGCCAACCACAAGGTCAATGAGCTGATCATGCATCTGGTGATCGCCGTCGTCACGGTGCTGGCGCTGGTGCTGATCGCCCTCGGCTGGCGCGAGGCGCTGATCGTTGCTGTGTCGATTCCGATCATCTATTCGCTCACTCTGCTGGTCAATTACTGGTTCGGCTACACCATCAACCGTGTCACCCTGTTCGCCTTGGTGTTGGCTCTGGGGCTGCTGGTCGATGATCCCATCGTCGATGTCGAGAACATTTACCGCCACTTTAAGATGAAGAAGGAATCGCCGCGTGAAGCGGTGCTGACCGCCATCGACGAGGTGCGGCCGCCGGTGATTCTTGCCACCCTTGCCGTCATTTTGTCGTTTCTGCCCATGCTGTTCATCACCGGCATGATGGGGCCCTACATGCGGCCGATGGCCATCAACCTGCCGCTGACCATGGTGATGTCGCTGGTGGTGGCCTTTACCGTCACACCATGGATGAGCTACCACGTGCTGCGCGGTGAGTACGGTAAACAGGAAGAGGAGTTCATCCTCGAAGAGACGCGCATTTACAAGGTGTATCGCCGTCTGTTGCTGCCGTTTCTCGAATCGCGCGCCAAGGCGTGGCTGTTGATCGGCGGCGTCATGGTGCTGTTTTTGATTTCACTGGCGTTGCCCGCGCTCAATCTGGTGCCGCTGAAAATGCTGCCGTTCGACAACAAAAACGAGTTTCAGTTGCTGGTCGATCTGCCGGAAGGCGCCACCTTGGAGGACACCGACGCGGTGGTGCGCGAGCTGGAAGAGTATCTGACCACGGTCAATGAAGTGACCGATTTTGAAGCCTATGTCGGCACGGCCAGCGCCGTGGATTTTAACGGCATGGTGCGCCATTACTATTTGCGCCAGTCGCCGAATCTGGCGGATATCCGTGTCAATCTGGCCGCCAAGGGGGAGCGCGCTCAGCAAAGCCATCTGATCGCCCTGCGGTTACGCGATGATCTGACCGCCATCAGTGACCGCCACGGCGCCGTGTTGCAGATTGTCGAGCAGCCGCCCGGTCCACCGGTCATCGCCACCCTGGTGGCGGAAGTGTACGCTGAAGACGGCATCAGTTACGAGCAACAGCTTGATGCCGCCGAACTGATCCGTCAGCGCATGCTCACTGAAGACAAGGTGGTTGATGTTGACACGCCGCGTGAAGCGCCGCAACGCCAGCTCAAATTTATCCCTGACCGCGACAAGCTGGCCTTGGCCGGTATCAGCGTCGCCGAAGTGGCCCAAAGCCTGCGCCTGGCGTTGAACGGCGGCATCGTCGGCACCCTGCACAGCGACAGCGAACGCCATCCGCTCGGCATTAAGCTGCGCCTGCCGCGCGATCAACGCTCGTCGCCGACTGCCCTGGAAAATCTGCAACTGCGCGGTCAGCAGGGCAATCTGGTGCGGCTGTCCGAACTCGGTCATTTTGAAGAGCACGCGCTGTCGCCGACCATCTACCACAAGAATCTCGAACGGGTGGCCTATGTCTTCGGCGAAATGGCCGGCAAAAGCCCGGTCAATGCCATCCTCAACTTGTCCAACCACTTTGACGACCAGCCGTTGCCGTCCGGCACCTCCGTGGTGTGGAGCGGCGAAGGTGAATGGAAGATCACCCTCGACGTGTTCCGCGACCTGGGCATTGCCTTCGGCGTGGCACTGCTGCTGATCTACATGCTGTTGCTGATCGAGACCGGCTCTTACGGCATGCCGCTGATCATCATGTGCGCCATTCCGTTGACCATGATCGGCATCATGCCCGGTTTCTGGCTGCTCAACATCCTCGCCAACACCCCAGTGGGTGGCTACGATACGCCGATTTTCTTCACCGCCACGGCCATGATCGGCATGATCGCCCTGGCCGGGATCGTGGTGCGCAACTCGATCATCCTCATTGATTTTATTCAGCACGCCGAAAAGCGCGGGCTGCCGCTCAAGGAAGCCCTGGTCGAAAGCGGTGCCGTGCGCCTGCGGCCGATCCTGCTCACCGCCGGAGCGGCGCTGCTCGGCAACTGGATCATCACCCTCGACCCGATCTTCTCCGGGCTGGCGTGGTCGATCATTTTCGGCGTGTTCGCCTCGACGGCGTTTACCCTGATCGTCATTCCGGTGCTTTACTGGCTGATTTACGGTCGCAAAAGCATGAAGCCCGCGCATGAATTGCCCGATGGGGAAGGGGTGTCCGGCGGCGGGGGCAGTGTCTGA
- a CDS encoding efflux RND transporter periplasmic adaptor subunit: MNWQRFFLMVGLLVLSGCGDTIEPGRSDLLDRGSVALPVMTLTDVVETSSESFVGTTESLDRAVLVARGSGQIDSFRVREGDRVTQGQLLVAVSDDPLRDQLAVAEAAYRAAETQAAAARARLTLAEQTTQRYQRLWANEAITAQEYDQVTAELEVARQQLAGAEAGLQQAAAARAAASRQSGFSRIHAPFAGQVLSLQARPGSTVLPGTPLLTLERSGQRQIRLSIPERLRGQIDVGTPLSLEIPALKQHFIAEVSRIQPGSDRDSRSFDALVLVAEHDDLPTGLFVRAHHQLPSEQLLLVPDRAVTRRGQLTGVFLVRDGRLHLRLVKLGRRFEDNWEVISGLQAGDRIVSEQVERAVDGARLEP; the protein is encoded by the coding sequence ATGAATTGGCAACGATTTTTCCTGATGGTTGGCCTGCTTGTGCTGAGCGGCTGTGGTGACACGATTGAGCCGGGCCGCAGTGATCTTCTCGACCGCGGCAGTGTCGCGCTGCCGGTGATGACTCTGACCGACGTGGTCGAAACCTCCAGCGAGAGCTTTGTCGGTACCACCGAAAGTCTGGATCGGGCGGTGCTGGTGGCCCGTGGCAGCGGGCAGATTGACAGCTTCCGGGTCCGTGAAGGCGATCGGGTAACGCAAGGGCAGCTGCTGGTTGCCGTCAGCGATGATCCGCTGCGTGATCAACTGGCCGTCGCCGAAGCCGCGTATCGGGCCGCCGAGACGCAGGCCGCCGCAGCCCGCGCCCGTTTGACCCTGGCCGAGCAGACCACGCAACGCTATCAGCGGTTGTGGGCCAATGAGGCGATCACCGCCCAGGAATACGATCAGGTCACGGCCGAGCTGGAGGTCGCCCGCCAGCAATTGGCCGGTGCCGAAGCCGGACTGCAGCAGGCCGCGGCCGCCCGCGCCGCAGCATCGCGGCAGAGCGGCTTTAGCCGGATTCACGCGCCGTTTGCCGGACAGGTGCTAAGCCTGCAGGCGCGTCCCGGCTCCACCGTGTTGCCGGGAACGCCGCTGCTCACCCTCGAACGTTCCGGTCAGCGCCAGATTCGCCTGAGCATTCCGGAACGGTTGCGTGGCCAGATCGATGTCGGCACGCCGCTGAGTTTGGAAATCCCCGCGCTTAAGCAACATTTTATCGCGGAGGTCAGCCGCATTCAGCCCGGTAGTGATCGGGATAGCCGCAGTTTTGACGCCCTGGTACTGGTGGCGGAACACGATGATCTGCCCACCGGCCTGTTCGTGCGCGCTCACCACCAGTTGCCGAGCGAGCAGCTGCTGCTGGTGCCGGACCGTGCCGTAACCCGGCGCGGTCAACTGACCGGGGTGTTCCTCGTGCGCGACGGCCGCCTGCATCTGCGCCTGGTCAAACTCGGCCGCCGCTTTGAGGATAATTGGGAGGTCATCTCCGGTTTGCAGGCCGGTGACCGCATTGTCAGCGAGCAGGTAGAGCGTGCCGTGGACGGTGCGCGACTGGAGCCTTAA
- a CDS encoding TolC family protein, producing MRHAFVLCCLLLLPGTALAETLTLSAAVQRGLERNNSHLAAAADAAAARSAADLAASYQLPQLTFSENLVWTDEPGTSLFLSVNQERLQLRSDADYYNNAATRSDFQSRLQLRQSLYDPNIRFSKLAADKQAQAAAMGVQASGEQLALNILTAYLQIQLAQAQRDWATVGLSESRELLRLAQEREQAGTGLKAERLRAEAQVAQSQQQQMAAAHGVEMAQWQLALQVGADQPVAISAPLSADQLPEPPPATDALRPDLSALELQVEAAELNSRKAAANWQPQLAAGASYTLHDRDYPFSDGADSWLVNAQLNWVLFDGFGRSHERAKARAEERSLRNRQRQALRQARMDQETARLQTATLRRQLVAVRAALAATEESSRLLRQRYRAGLSPLADLLRLQSQLEQHRAELAQSETRLVLSLGEQLFLQGRLLTTLHPEKGE from the coding sequence ATGCGCCATGCGTTCGTCTTGTGCTGTTTATTGTTGCTCCCCGGTACGGCCCTTGCGGAAACTCTGACCCTGAGTGCCGCCGTGCAACGCGGCCTGGAGCGAAACAACAGCCATCTTGCCGCCGCAGCGGATGCTGCTGCGGCCCGTTCCGCCGCCGATCTTGCCGCCAGCTATCAACTCCCGCAGCTGACGTTCAGTGAAAATCTGGTGTGGACCGATGAGCCGGGAACCAGCCTGTTTCTCTCCGTGAATCAGGAGCGGCTGCAATTGCGCTCCGATGCCGATTATTACAATAATGCGGCGACGCGCAGCGATTTTCAAAGTCGGCTGCAATTGCGGCAGAGCCTCTACGATCCAAACATCCGCTTCAGTAAACTGGCGGCTGACAAACAAGCTCAGGCCGCGGCCATGGGCGTACAGGCCAGTGGCGAACAACTGGCCTTGAATATCCTCACCGCCTACCTGCAGATTCAACTGGCCCAAGCCCAGCGCGACTGGGCTACTGTCGGCCTGAGTGAAAGCCGCGAACTGCTGCGCCTGGCGCAGGAGCGCGAACAAGCCGGTACCGGCCTCAAAGCGGAACGGCTGCGGGCCGAAGCGCAGGTGGCGCAAAGTCAACAGCAGCAGATGGCGGCGGCCCATGGCGTGGAGATGGCCCAGTGGCAGTTGGCGCTTCAGGTCGGTGCCGATCAGCCGGTGGCGATCAGCGCACCGCTGAGCGCGGATCAGTTGCCGGAGCCGCCGCCCGCGACAGATGCCTTGCGCCCCGATCTGTCTGCCCTTGAATTGCAAGTCGAGGCCGCCGAGCTGAACAGTCGCAAGGCGGCGGCCAACTGGCAACCGCAACTGGCCGCCGGCGCTTCGTATACCCTGCATGATCGTGATTATCCATTTTCCGATGGGGCGGACAGTTGGCTGGTCAACGCCCAGCTCAACTGGGTGCTGTTTGACGGCTTTGGCCGCAGCCACGAGCGGGCTAAGGCCCGAGCGGAAGAGAGGAGCTTGCGCAACCGCCAGAGGCAGGCCCTGCGTCAGGCGCGTATGGATCAGGAGACCGCCCGCTTGCAGACCGCTACTCTGCGTCGGCAATTGGTGGCGGTGCGGGCCGCGCTGGCGGCCACCGAGGAGAGCTCCCGGCTGTTGCGGCAACGCTACCGGGCCGGTCTCAGCCCGCTGGCCGATCTGCTGCGCCTGCAATCCCAATTAGAACAACACCGCGCCGAGCTGGCGCAAAGTGAGACCCGTTTAGTGCTGAGCCTGGGGGAGCAACTGTTTCTTCAGGGGCGGTTGCTGACCACCCTGCATCCTGAAAAAGGTGAATAG
- the rrtA gene encoding rhombosortase: MSAVDTTIKNSAITTSSRPLCAVLIWLAVLGLANASLLWSGVPATALMFDATAVASGQWWRLLTWPWVHVSGYHLLIDGLTFLFLYQGLQAKRLTYLLWTAVGSLVVPLLVSQEIYTYGLCGLSGVAHGLMAVSCLELMQNRDSRMVGGVCLAVLVAKTIWEVASGSVVFHGLHLGDIGHPVVMTHLGGVIGGAVAFLVLGAGRTVPDRIPSLS, from the coding sequence ATGTCCGCTGTCGATACAACGATCAAGAACTCCGCCATCACCACCTCGTCCCGCCCGCTTTGCGCTGTGTTGATCTGGCTTGCCGTGCTCGGGCTTGCTAATGCCTCTCTGCTCTGGTCCGGCGTGCCCGCCACGGCACTGATGTTTGATGCCACGGCCGTGGCGTCCGGCCAGTGGTGGCGTCTGCTCACCTGGCCGTGGGTGCATGTCAGCGGCTATCATCTGTTGATTGACGGGCTGACTTTTCTCTTTCTCTATCAGGGACTGCAAGCAAAGCGTTTGACGTATCTGTTGTGGACTGCCGTTGGCAGTCTGGTTGTGCCGTTGCTGGTGTCGCAGGAGATTTATACCTACGGCTTGTGCGGTCTGTCCGGCGTGGCCCATGGTCTGATGGCCGTGAGTTGTCTGGAACTGATGCAAAATCGCGATAGCCGCATGGTGGGCGGAGTATGTTTGGCTGTTTTAGTGGCGAAGACCATATGGGAAGTGGCCAGCGGTAGCGTTGTGTTCCATGGCCTGCATCTGGGCGACATTGGTCATCCAGTGGTGATGACCCATCTCGGTGGGGTGATTGGTGGCGCGGTGGCTTTCCTGGTTCTGGGGGCTGGAAGGACCGTTCCCGACCGGATACCGAGCCTGTCCTGA